Proteins encoded by one window of Vigna radiata var. radiata cultivar VC1973A chromosome 5, Vradiata_ver6, whole genome shotgun sequence:
- the LOC106760498 gene encoding pentatricopeptide repeat-containing protein At3g12770 encodes MSKSNIFEFLHQSRVSGDVSAIKKLHAQLLRTGMIFLSHHLHTQLISTYAACLPYNNLHLVNNFFKCMNSTNPLHFNVIISYFCRKGFPFLALASFSFMHSNGVPLDTYALCSTLTASSKVKDLNFGMQIHTQMVKSGWSSSVFVGSALIDLYSKLSNVQDAALVFDEIPDKNTVCANALLSGYAEAGLWVRDLELVRKMHELKLKHDHFTLSAALRACTGLSAVEMGRQVHGYLLRTIPDVESDVFLQSALIEMYGKCGLVKKARQVLDLDGMEIRKEGRSRDIVLWTSMLGVYGRNGHYKEVIDLFDEMRMEGIRADGIAFLTVISACGRTGQVHAGVKYFESMTNEFKLDPGPEHYSCLVDLLCRAGELQRTWELLNETLYKGMGNCSVSMWGALLSACVDRGDLELGKLAAKRALELDPQNVGICIMLSNLYARFGMWEEIGNLRELIKTRGLTKDVGCSWVQITH; translated from the coding sequence ATGTCTAAGTCCAACATATTTGAGTTTTTGCACCAATCTCGTGTAAGTGGCGATGTCTCAGCCATTAAGAAACTCCACGCTCAGCTACTCAGAACAGGCATGATCTTCCTATCCCATCATCTCCACACCCAACTCATTTCCACATACGCAGCCTGCCTCCCTTACAACAACCTTCACTTGGTCAATAACTTCTTCAAATGCATGAATTCCACCAACCCATTACACTTCAACGTCATAATATCTTATTTCTGTCGCAAAGGTTTCCCCTTTCTCGCTCTCGCCTCCTTCTCCTTCATGCACAGCAACGGAGTCCCCTTAGATACCTACGCTTTGTGTAGCACGTTGACCGCCTCATCCAAAGTCAAAGACCTTAATTTTGGGATGCAGATACATACCCAGATGGTAAAATCAGGTTGGTCTTCTAGCGTGTTTGTTGGTAGTGCTCTCATCGATCTCTACTCCAAATTGTCCAATGTACAAGATGCAGCCCTTGTGTTCGATGAAATTCCCGACAAGAACACCGTGTGTGCCAATGCACTTTTGTCAGGTTATGCCGAAGCTGGGCTTTGGGTTCGGGACCTTGAACTTGTTAGGAAGATGCACGAGTTGAAATTGAAGCATGATCACTTTACTCTATCAGCAGCTTTGCGTGCATGCACCGGATTGTCTGCTGTTGAAATGGGTAGGCAAGTGCATGGTTACTTGCTCCGTACGATACCTGATGTAGAGAGTGATGTGTTTCTCCAGAGCGCGTTGATCGAGATGTATGGAAAGTGTGGATTAGTAAAGAAGGCTCGGCAAGTGTTGGACTTGGATGGGATGGAGATTaggaaagaaggaagaagcAGGGACATTGTGTTATGGACTTCAATGCTGGGTGTGTACGGTAGGAATGGACATTACAAGGAAGTGATTGATTTGTTTGATGAGATGAGGATGGAAGGAATCCGGGCGGACGGAATAGCATTCTTGACAGTGATATCTGCTTGTGGTCGCACTGGCCAAGTTCATGCTGGTGTCAAGTATTTTGAATCAATGACTAATGAGTTCAAGTTAGATCCTGGTCCAGAACATTACAGCTGCCTGGTTGATTTACTTTGTAGGGCTGGTGAATTGCAGAGGACGTGGGAATTGTTGAATGAGACACTCTATAAGGGAATGGGAAATTGTAGTGTTTCAATGTGGGGAGCTCTACTGAGTGCTTGTGTGGATCGAGGGGATTTAGAGCTGGGAAAATTGGCAGCAAAGAGGGCTCTAGAGTTAGATCCTCAAAATGTTGGGATATGCATTATGCTGTCAAATCTTTATGCTCGGTTTGGCATGTGGGAGGAAATTGGAAACTTGAGGGAATTGATCAAAACAAGAGGTTTAACAAAAGATGTTGGATGCAGTTGGGTTCAGATCACTCACTAG
- the LOC106762263 gene encoding auxin-induced protein 15A → MMAIRFPTAFSAKHILRRSNLFANQALDVPKGYLAVYVGEGEKKRFVIPVSVLNQPSFQKLLSIAEEEFGFNHPMGGLTIPCTQDIFDNITSGLHRL, encoded by the coding sequence ATGATGGCTATTCGTTTTCCAACTGCCTTCAGTGCCAAACACATCCTTCGCAGATCTAATCTGTTTGCGAATCAGGCACTCGATGTGCCTAAAGGGTACTTAGCTGTGTACGTAGGAGAGGGTGAAAAGAAGAGATTTGTGATACCAGTGTCAGTGTTGAATCAACCCTCGTTTCAAAAACTGTTGAGTATAGCAGAGGAAGAATTTGGGTTCAATCATCCAATGGGTGGCCTTACTATTCCATGCACACAAGATATCTTTGATAACATCACCTCTGGCTTACATAGGCTATGA
- the LOC106762262 gene encoding auxin-induced protein 10A5-like produces MAIRLPSVLSARHILRRSSLFANHAAATSLDVPKGHFAVYVGDAEKKRFVIPVSYLNHPSFQELLSITEEEFGFSHPMGGLIIPCTQEFFLNITSSLHRL; encoded by the coding sequence ATGGCTATTCGTTTGCCCAGTGTTTTGAGTGCTAGACACATTCTTCGCCGATCTAGTCTCTTTGCAAATCATGCAGCTGCAACATCACTGGATGTGCCCAAAGGCCACTTTGCTGTGTACGTAGGAGATGCTGAAAAGAAGAGATTCGTGATACCTGTGTCATATTTGAACCACCCTTCATTTCAAGAGCTTCTGAGTATAACAGAGGAAGAATTTGGCTTCAGTCATCCAATGGGTGGCCTCATCATTCCCTGCACACAAGAATTTTTCCTTAACATCACCTCTAGTTTACATAGGCTATGA
- the LOC106760499 gene encoding auxin-responsive protein SAUR20-like: MAIRVSCVLSAKYILRRSNPPANHAAATSVHVPKGHFAVYVGEGKKKRFVIPVSVLNQPSFQQLLSIAEEEFGFSHPMGGLTIPCTEDIFLNITSAFRRP; encoded by the coding sequence ATGGCTATTCGTGTGTCTTGTGTTTTGAGTGCAAAATACATTCTCCGTCGATCAAATCCGCCTGCAAATCATGCAGCTGCAACATCAGTGCATGTGCCTAAAGGGCACTTTGCTGTGTACGTAGGAGAGGGTAAAAAGAAGAGATTTGTGATACCAGTGTCAGTGTTGAATCAACCCTCATTTCAGCAATTGTTAAGCATAGCAGAGGAAGAATTTGGCTTCAGCCATCCAATGGGTGGACTTACGATTCCATGCACAGAAGACATTTTCCTTAACATCACCTCTGCTTTTCGTAGGCCATGA
- the LOC111241627 gene encoding auxin-induced protein 6B-like, with protein MYKYIVFLHNTQLICKLTAKLSYVVLMNFSLLFETFEMGFRFPAIRRASFTGSQSSSKAVNMAKGYFAVSVGERMKRFVIPMSYLNQPSFQDLLSQAEEEFGYKHPMGGLTIPCTEDVFLLVISSLNGL; from the coding sequence atgtataaatatattgtcTTCCTTCACAACACTCAACTCATTTGCAAACTCACCGCAAAACTTAGCTACGTAGTACTTATGAATTTTAGCTTGCTCTTTGAGACATTTGAAATGGGTTTCCGTTTCCCAGCAATTAGAAGGGCTTCATTTACTGGTAGCCAATCATCTTCAAAAGCTGTAAACATGGCAAAGGGATATTTTGCAGTGTCTGTGGGAGAGAGAATGAAACGGTTTGTGATCCCCATGTCATACTTGAACCAACCTTCATTTCAAGACTTGCTGAGTCAAGCAGAGGAAGAATTTGGATACAAACATCCAATGGGTGGTCTCACAATTCCTTGCACGGAAGATGTCTTTTTGCTTGTTATATCTAGCTTGAATGGGCTCTAA